The genomic stretch GGAGAGTCGAGCCGAGGCTCAGCTCCACCGCCGCCTCACCCCGACGGTCGCCCACTCGCGCCAGTGCGTCCCGCGCCGCGGTGTAGTGGTCCCTCGCCGACTCCCACTGTCCCCCGACCTCGGCCACCCGGCCCAGGGCTTCGCGCGCCTTCGCGGCCCCCCACGCGTCGCCAGCTTCCTCGTGCAGGGCCAGTGCGCGCAGGTGCGCCGCGGTCGCGTCGGCCAACTGGCCCGTCCCGCACAGCGCCTCGCCCCTCAGGTTCCACAGCTGCGCCGACTCCCGCGGCCCCGTGTCCCGCTCCAGGGCCGCCGTGCAGCAGTCGAGGCTCAGCGCGAAGTGCCTGCGCCAGTTCAGGTAGGCGACCAGGTGCAGGGTGAGGTCGACGATCTGCGCGTCCACGGCGTCCGCGGGCGACTCGCGGATCTGCGCGATCAGGCTGGGGTGCTCGCCGTCCAGCCAGGCCAGCGCGTCCTCCCGCCGCTCGGGACGGTCGTCCCCCGGGCGGCCTTCCGTGCCCAGAACCCGTACGGCGTCCTTGGTGCGGTCGAGGCAGTAGGACAGCAGCTGTGCCCGGGCCTGAGCCGCCTCCGACCGGACCTCCTCGTCCTCCGTCAGCACCTGTTGGACGTACGCCTTGGGCAGTTCCAGCACACGCAGGCGTCTGTCGCGCCGGACGGCCATGCCGGTGTCGAGCAATGCGCGAACGGCCTCGTCGTCCCCGAAGAACAGCTCCTCGGTGGGCTCCGGTCCGAGGTCGTCGCCCGGTACCGCCGCAAGCAGCCGCAGGGTCCGTGCGCACCGGGAGGTGAGGCTCGCGTACTCGGCGTCGAAGACGTCCCTGAGATCGTCGAAGGCATGGAAGATCCCGCCCGACCCCTCGATGTGGGTACGCGTCTCGGCGAGCCGACCGGGCTGGTGCGCCGCGATACGCAGGGCGAGCGGCACGCCCCCGCACAGGTCGGCCAGCGCCTCCGCCGCTCGGCGTTCGGAGCCCGGTGCGTCGAGAACCGCCGTCGAGGCCGCCAGGGACAGGGGATGCAGCACCCTGCGTCGTTCTTCGGGAACCCCGCTCCCGCCGCGGGAGGTGAGCAGTACGTGGAAGCGGCTGCGGGCGGTGATGTTCCAGGTCCGGGTCGCCTCTTCCCAGGTCGTCCCGTCGTGCACGATCAGCACGGGCCAGCGGCCCTCGCGCAGCCGCGAGCGGGCGAGGGCCACGGCGCCGGCCGCGTCGGGCCCGCTCGGGATCCAGTAGGCGCCGCCGGGGAACCAGCCGCGTTCCACCGCCGCTCGCGCCGCCGCCACCGCGAGCGCCGACTTGCCGATTCCCGGCATGCCGTTCACCAGGGTGTAGCGCTGCTCGGTGATCGTCGCACGGGCGTCGAGGAGCCCCAGCACATAATTGAGATCGCTCTCCCGTCCGGTGAACGCCGCCGGCACCGGGGGCAACGACAGGCGGTCGGTGCGTGGCGCGTCGTTGCCGAGTACCCGGGTCAGCACCTCGGCGGCCCGGTCCACGGCTGCCCGGCCGACCGCGCAGACGGTGAAGTGCTCGGCGGCGGGAGTGGCATACGCGGCGGTGAGGCAGACCTCGTCCCTCGGGTTGTCCGCACGCACCCGCTCGTAGTAGGCGCTGTTGCCCATGACCACGCGTGCCGTGTCCACCAGCCGTGGGGAAGGTCTGACGGTCAGGCCGGGCAACTCGACCTCGGTGGCCACGACGACGTCGCCGAACTCCAGCCTGCGCTGCGCCCCTTGCCCGTGCACCAAGGACATCACCAGCGTCGCACCGTGGTCGCGACCGGCCGCCATGGCCACCTGCCGGTACGGCGCGTGCCGGTTCAGGGCGGTGACGGCGGGCATGAGGACCGCATGCCGTTCGGTGCCGACGAGAGTGCCACTGATCAGGCCGTCACCGAGCCGTCTCCGGTCGGTCAGCCGGGCGGCCACCGCCGCGTGCAACGTGTCGGACGCGGTCAGGATGAGGACGGTCCCGGTCTCCTCCTCGGCCTCCTCCTCGTCGGGCTCGGGGACCTCCGGTTCGCCCGGCGCCGGCAGTGCCACCTCGATCTCGGTCACCGGCGAGCCCTGGCCCGCGCCGTTCAGCCGGACCGGAAGACGCTCGCTGCGGAACGGCACTCCGCCCGCGGTGATCAGGGTCAGCCGCAGTGCCGTGTCACCGCCGGGGCCGTCGCCGACCGGGTAGGTGACGAAGCGGACCGGGCCGTAGGTTCCGCCGAAGCGGTGCAGGACCAGCGTGGTGTTGCCGACGGACTCGACGGCGAGGCGGGGTTCGCCCTCGAGCATGCAGCCGATGGCGTACTCCTCGCTGTCGTACGGCCAGGCGCCGTCGGCCGCGTCGAACTCGACGTCGACCGTGACGAGGTACCGCCGCCCGGCCTCGGCCTCCTCGGGCCAGCTCACGAGGGGCCGCAGGGGGACGGACGGCCGGTCCGTCCGAGTGGTCACGGCCTCTCACCCCCCGCGCATGCCTGTGCGTGCGGCGCCTCCAGGGACAGTGTGGTCCCCGGATGGCCGAAGTAGGCGTACATGAAGCCGTTGAAGAATCCCTCGATCGCCGTTTCGGCGCGCTCCGCGTCACCCGCGACGATCGCCGCCTCGGCCTCGCGGGCGTGGTGGGCGCGGTGCTCGGTGAGGGCTTCCGCGAGGTTGACCGGTCGCTTGCGTGCGCCGGCGAGCAGGCGCACCGCGAAGTCGTGCGCGTCGGCCTTGCTGACCTCCGCGAGCGTGGCGATGACCGCGCCGGCGCCCCAGCGGAGGAAGACCTCGGCGAAGGTGGCGGGCACGGCGGCGTTGTACCGGTCGTCCGCGACGGGACGCGCCGAGACGCAGGAGTTGATGAGGACGGCCGCGCCGTTCTCGTACAGGGCGTCCATCCGCCAGTCCTCCGACAGCTCGGGCAGCGAGACGTCGCCGAGCGTGAACTTGTCGGGGTCCGTGGAGTAGGTGCCGTGGCAGCGCATGAGGAGCAGCCCGAAGGTGGTCCGCCGGTCCCTGAGACGGTGGTGCAGCTCCGTCATGGTGGTGGCGCGGGTCCCCGTCTCGTGCTCGCCGACGCGGTCGTGGGGGACGGCGAACTCGGGGTCCTCGTAGACCAGCACCCCGCCCCGGGGCTTTCGGGGCTGCGGGACGTAGTGCGAGGCGCGGGTGCCGTCCCACACCGTGGTCCAGCGGACCACGGGCACCGAGGCGCCGACCCAGCCGCCGGTGTCACCGGCCGGGTCGAGGGCCGGGGCGCTTCCGATCCGCTGCCGGTAGAGCAGCTCCCAGGGGATCTCGTACGGCGTCTGGTCCCAGACCACCAGCGTCGGGCGCTCGGCCGATCTCAGCCAGTCGACCCAGGCCATCAGCGTCGGCTCCGTCTTCCACCAGCCCTTGAGCCGGCGGTAGGCGGAACGCCAGCCGGAGTGGGCCGCCAGTTCGACGAGGCGCGGCAGGCCGATGTCGGGCCGGCCGCGATGGTCGAGGTCGCTGGGCCGATTGGCGGTGCGCACATCGCCTCGGTGGTGGAGATACAGCTCGAAGTTGGGGCGGCCCGCGTACGTGGTGCTCTTGACGCACAACAGAGCCGTACCGGCCGGGAGTTCGTCGGACAGGTGGGCGTTCTCGGGGTCGAACCCCTGGGCCTCGGGCGGCTCTTCGACTCCGTCGAGATCGTAGTGGGGGGCGCCGGTCGAGTCGGTGCTGTCGTCCGGTAATCCGCTCACCGCACCCATGTCGGCGTGGAGTCTGCTGCGCAGGCTCGTCGACTCCGTGGTCATCGTCGCGCCCCCGGTCTGCTCCTGGGCGTCACGACCAGCGTCGCGCCGAGGGCCTCGGCGAGTTCGGCGGGCAGTTCGGCGTAGTGGTCGAGGTCGGGTGCGATGACCACCGCCCGCATCCGGTTCAGCGGCGCCGCCGTGGCCGCGACGTACAGGGCATCGTCGACGCCCTCGCGGTGCACGCCGCTCGGCGGACGGCCGCGCAGACTGGCGTCCAGGGGGACGTTGCCCCGGCCGTCGGTGACCACGACGAACAGCACCTCGTCCACCACCGCGCGTCCTCGGCGCAGGAAGCGCCGCAGTTCGTGGACGCCGAGGTCGAGGGCGTGGGCGAGCGGGCTGGCGGTGCCCGGCGCGCGTTCCAGCGCTTCCAGCAGCCCGGGGTGGAGCAGCGAGGGCGCCCGGAAGCGCTCGGCGCACAGCTCGAGTTCGGCACCGCTGTGCCCGAACTCCACCACGGTCACCGCGGCGTTCGACTCGTAGGCCCAGCGCAGATGCGGGGCGAGCGCGGCGCTGTGGTCCCAGTCCCGGCAGGAGTGGTCGAGGACCAGGACCAGGGCGTGGGCCGGTTCGGGGCGCCGCCGGTACTGGCGCAGGTCCTTCGCGCGCAGGGTGAGCGGTCCGGTGCGCAGTGACTTGTCGAGCACCCGGGTCTTGGCCGCCTCCACCAGGCTCGGCACCAGGGCGAGGTCGTGGACGTCACGAGCGCGCATCGTGCCGACCGGGCGGCCGTTGAGCCGCTTGGCCACGGTGCGGCGGCGGTTCGGGGGGCGCAGGGAGCCGAGTTGGGGCAGGGCGTCCGGGGAGTCCTCGGGGTAGGGGGCCGGCTCCTTGGCCGCGCGCGGGGTGACCGCGGTCTCGGGCAGCGCGAGGGGTGGTTCGGGTTCGACCGCGAGGCCGGGGGCGTAGGAGACCTCGGGAGGCGGCGGCTCCGGTCCCATCGGCGGCACGACGGTGGGATGTGATCCGGCGTGCGGTTCCGGGAGCAGCGGGTCGAGGGAGGGGCGGGGAAGCGGGATGCCGAGCAGGTCGGCGGCCGCCATGACATGCCGTACCTCGGTGCGGCGGGCACCCGCGTGGGCGGCGAGTGCCCGTGCGGTCCGGGCCAGGGCCAGGCCGCGCCGCATGCCCGCCACCCCGGCGACCATGGCCGCCACCCGGTGGCCCGCTCCCGGCGTCAGCAGGGGGCGCGGCCCGTCCTCCGGTACGTAGGGAAGGAGAGGGAGCGCCGAGACGAGGGACTCGCGTTCGGCGGGGAGGTCCCAGAACCGTTCGGTACCCAGGCTCCACAGGGCGTCGTTCAGGTGTTCCGCCTCGACCCGTAGCGGAAACCGGTCCAGCAGGTGCGGGGAGAGCCGGGGTGCCTCGGCCCGGTCCACGGCCGCCAGCCAGCGTGCCCGGGGGTGCCAGCGCAGACTGTGGTCGTGCATCTCGACGTGTCCGACGTCGGCGCCGATCAGCGTCACGGCGGCCCGGACAACGGCGGGACCGGCCTGGGCGAGGTCGGGGACGAGGACCACGGGGGGCGGCTCGCCGGGCTTCTCCACCAGCAGGCCCGGCACCAGACGCAGCCCTCTGTCGTCCAGCCGGGGCCGCAGCCACAGCTCGTCCTCCCCGAGCCAGGAGCCCAGGGTGTGTACGTCCCGCCCCGCTCCCATGTGCCGGGCCAGCCAGCTCCCCAGGGCCGGCAGCAGCTCCGGGTCGAGGTCGAGGAACAGCACTCCGCCGGCGTCGGGTTCCGTGGCGACGCAGCCGAGCAGGGTCAGGGCACGGGTGACGGCACGCTCCCTCGGGGACTCTCCGTCCGACGGCTCCGGGCGGGCGAGGGCCCGCGGGCCGTCCGGTGTCGCGGGTGCGGGGCTGTCCTGCATGGATCAGCCCCGGACGCCCGCGAGCAGGTCCCGCACCTGGTCGTCGTCCTCCTCGCCCCACAACGGCAGGGTGCCCGTGTCGCCCCTGCCCCGGCGGTGGAACAGGGCCGATTTCGCCACGTCGTTCAGGTGCTGGACGGTCACGTGCGACGCGCCCTCGATCGCCGCGAGGGCATGGGCGGCGCGCAGCAGGACGATCTCCCCACGGTGACCGGCGAGTTGGAAGCCCTCGGCGAGCACGGCACAGCCGGTGTAGACGACGGGCTCGATCACGACGCCGCCCAGGCGGCCTCGTGCGGCCTCCAGAGCGGCACGTTTGTCGGCGTCGGCCTGGAGTGCCTCGGCCATGAACTGCGAGGACGGGTCACCGCGTTCGGTCTCGAATCTGAGCACCGTCTCGACGATGCGCTGACGCTGCCTCGCCTCGGACTCGGACTCGACCGCGGCCACGAGCCCGAAGCGGTCCAGCAGTTGGGGCCGCAGCCCGCCCTCGTCCGGGTTCATGGTCCCGACCAGGGTGAACTCCACGTGCTGCGTCTGTTCCGAGCGGTGGTCGCGTTCCAGGGCGAGGATGCCGGTCGAGGCCGCGTCCAGGATGATGTTGACCAGGTAGTCGTCGAGCAGGTTGATCTCGTCGACGTACAGCATGCGGGCCTTGGACTGCGAAGCCCGCACCAGCAGACCGTCGGACTTGTGGGTGTTGCCCCGCATGAGTTCCTTGATCTTCCAGCCGCCCAGCACCCGGTCGTCGGTCGCGCCGATCGGCATGGTCACGGGCAGGCCGCCCACCGCCATCTTGGTGAAGGCACGCACGGTGGTCGTCTTCGCCGTGCCGCGCTGCCCGGTGGCGAGCACACCTCCGACAGCCGGACAGACATACGCGATCTCCAGCGCGGTGCGCAGCTCCTCCTGGCCGACGATCAGTGAGTACGGCAGGACGGTCGCCAGGGCAGCCGCCTCCTGGGCGGCCTCGCGTTCCCACTCCTCGGCGTACTCGGTGTCCTCCTGGGCCGGGTGGCCGTGGTCGTCCCGCACGTCGTCCGTGTCCGTCATGGCTGTCCCTGTCCGCCGGTGGTGCCCTGGTCCTGAGGCGTGGTGTAGCGGAAGCCGGGCGGCAGGGGCACGCCCTGGCGCCACAGGTCGCACCACGCGGCCGCGGTCCTGCGTTCCTCGTCGGGCTCCTCGGGCACCGGTGCGCGCAGGGCCTCCAGCAGCGCGAACCGGTGCAGGTCGAAGGCGACGTTCAGGGACTCGCCGTAGGCCATGGCCGCCCGCACCGCTCCGCGGTAGGCCACCCACGACACGGCCAGCGGCAGGAGCGCCAGCGTCAGCCACCAGCCGGTCCGCGCCAAGGCGGCGGCCGCGATCAGGGCGGTGACCAAGGTGGTCACCGCCATCCTGGCCGCGGCGTCCATGGTGTCCCGGCGGTCGTCGACGACCGCCCGGACCGGCTCCCCCAGCACCGCGTACAGGCGCGGCCACGCCACCACGGCGTCGTATCCGAACGAGCGCCCCGCGGTGTCCTCGGCGGCGGCAAGGGCGTTGCCCAGCGCGGTGGGCCGGATCAGGTGGTCGCGCAGCGGATAGCGCCGACGCAGTTCGTCGGCGGCCACTCCAGCGCGCTGTACGACCTCCGGCGCGACGGGGACGGACTGCGTCCAGACACCGGAGGGACCGGGCGGGACGGGGACGACGGCGGGCAGTTCGGTCCGCCGCTCCCAGGCCTGCTTCTTGCGCAACTGTCGCCCGCGGATCCAGCGGGCCCGGGTGAGCCACTCGGGCCAGGCGCCCTCCAGCAGCCGGACGACGGAGGTCTGGAGCGGGGCCAGCAGGACGGCGACGAGGGTGACGCCCAGCACGAGCAGCAATATCTCCCCGACACCCAGAGCGGCGGCCGTCGCCCAGGCTCGGCTGAATCGGAGGGTCCCGTCGACCGGGGGCCGCCAGCCGCGTGCCCCCGCCCAGAACAGCACGAGGAGGAAGAAGGCCGCCGCGTACGTCGGCAGATAGCCCACCAGGAAGAACCGTCGTCCCCCGGCGAGCCCGGCGGGCGGCTGCATCGATGCGCCGAGCTTCACCGCACCAGCTCCATCACTCCGTGGGCGGTGCACCGGGGGAGGTTTCCGGCGTCGTAGTACGCGCGTAACTCGCCTCCGCCGCAGGTCCGGCACACGAACAGCAGGGCCCGGTAGTGCGTCGACACGCCCGGCAGGCCGGCGCGGTCACCGGCCCCCCAGTCCGCGGCGGCGCCGCCCGGGGGCGCCTGGGTTCCTGCCACGCCCAGGGACTCGCGGATGCGCGCACGCGTGCTGATGCCTATGCCGGCGCCGTCGGCGGCTCCGGGGACCCGGATCGCCACGCCCTCGTAGGTGGGATGGTCCCGGAAGAGGGCCGCGATCCGGCGGGCGAGGGGTGCCACGCGGTCCTGGTGCGGATCCGCGTCGACGGCGACGTCATACGTGGTCAGTCCGGGATCGACGAGTCCGCCGTACAGTTCCCGCGCCAAGGCGGCCAAGTCGTCGTCCGGCACCGGCCCACCCTCCTGCCCCCGCGGCGCGGCCACGCCACCACATGCCCTTCGTGGTGTTCGGTAAGCGCCGATTGTACGGAGATCCAACCGGGCGGGAAGGCCTGTTGCCCCAACTTCCCACGCTGTCCCGGGGCTCGGCGGGCTTGTCAGTGGCCCGCGTTACGGTGTGCGCATGGCTGCCCGTACGAAGACCGCCAAGGAGCGTCCGTCCTACCGCTGCACCGAGTGCGGCTGGCAGACGGCCAAGTGGCTCGGTCGGTGCCCCGAGTGTCAGGCCTGGGGGACGATCGAGGAGTACGGCGCGCCCGCGGTCCGTACGACGGCGCCGGGGCGTGTCACGACGTCCGCGCTGCCCATCGGCCAGGTCGACGGACGGCAGGCCACCGCCCGCCCCACCGGAGTGCCCGAGCTGGACCGCGTCCTCGGTGGCGGCCTCGTGCCCGGCGCCGTGGTGCTGCTCGCGGGCGAACCCGGCGTCGGCAAGTCCACGCTGCTGCTGGACGTCGCGGCCAAGTCGGCCAGTGACGAGCACCGCACCCTCTATGTGACCGGCGAGGAGTCGGCGAGCCAGGTGCGGCTGCGCGCCGACCGCATCAAGGCCCTCGACGATCATCTGTACCTCGCCGCCGAGACGGATCTGGCGGCCGTGCTCGGCCACTTGGACGCGGTCAAGCCGTCCCTGCTGATCCTCGACTCCGTGCAGACGGTCGCCTCACCGGAGATCGACGGCGCCCCCGGCGGCATGGCGCAGGTGCGGGAGGTCGCGGGCGCGCTGATCCGGGCCTCCAAGGACCGCGGGATGTCCACGCTGCTCGTGGGCCATGTCACCAAGGACGGCGCCATCGCGGGCCCCCGCCTGCTGGAGCACCTCGTGGACGTCGTCCTGCACTTCGAGGGCGACCGGCACGCGCGCCTGCGCCTGGTGCGCGGCGTCAAGAACCGCTACGGCGCGACCGACGAGGTCGGCTGCTTCGAACTGCACGACGAGGGCATTACGGGCCTTGCCGACCCGAGCGGACTTTTCCTGACCCGTCGTGACGAACCGGTCCCCGGCACCTGTCTGACGGTCACCCTGGAGGGCCGCCGCCCGCTCGTCGCCGAAGTGCAGGCGCTCACCGTCGACTCGCAGATCCCCTCCCCGCGCCGCACCACCTCCGGACTGGAGACCTCCCGGGTGTCGATGATGCTCGCGGTCCTGGAGCAGCGGGGCCGGATCAGCGCGCTCGGCAAGCGGGACATCTACTCCGCGACGGTCGGCGGAGTGAAGCTCTCCGAGCCCGCCGCGGACCTCGCCATCGCCCTCGCGCTGGCCAGCGCCGCCAGCGACACCCCGCTGCCCAAGAACCTCGTCGCGATCGGCGAGGTGGGCCTCGCCGGCGAGGTCAGACGGGTCACGGGCGTGCAGCGACGGCTCGCCGAAGCGCACCGGCTGGGCTTCACGCACGCGCTCGTGCCGGGCGATCCCGGCAAGATCCCTCCCGGTATGAAGGTGCTGGAAGTCGCGGACATAGGGGACGCTCTCCGGGTCCTTCCGCGCTCGCGTCGCCGAGAGGCCCCACGGGACGAGGAGGACCGCCGGTAGACTTTGCCCTGGTCTCGCCCGTCCGTACGAACCGAGTGTGCGAAACGGGAGCGCCCCAGAACCTGCGACCGGAGGAGTGCAGTGGCAGCCAACGACCGGGCAGCAGCTCCCGGAAAGTCCGGTGGGAGCTCCGGTGCCGATGGCCTGATGCGCGCCTCACTGAGCGCCGTGGCACCCGGCACGGCCCTGCGCGACGGCCTTGAGCGGATCCTCCGCGGCAACACCGGAGGACTCATCGTGCTGGGCTCCGACAAGACCGTCGAGGCCATGTGCACGGGCGGATTCGTGCTGGACGTCGAGTTCACGGCGACCCGGCTGCGGGAGCTGTGCAAGCTCGACGGCGGCATCGTGGTCTCCTCGGACCTGTCGAAGATCCTGCGCGCGGGCGTGCAGCTGGTGCCGGATCCGACGATCCCGACGGAGGAGACGGGCACCCGGCACCGTACGGCGGACCGGGTCAGCAAGCAGGTCGGATTCCCGGTCGTCTCCGTGTCCCAGTCGATGCGGCTGATCGCGCTGTACGTCGACGGTCAGCGCCGGGTCCTGGAGGACTCGGCCGCGATCCTCTCCCGCGCGAACCAGGCCCTCGCGACCCTGGAGCGGTACAAGCTGCGGCTGGACGAGGTCGCGGGAACGTTGTCAGCGCTGGAGATCGAGGACCTGGTGACGGTCCGGGACGTCTCCGCGGTGGCGCAGCGTCTTGAGATGGTCCGGCGGATCGCCACCGAGATCGCCGAGTACGTGGTGGAGCTGGGCACCGACGGGCGGCTCCTCGCGCTTCAGCTGGACGAGCTGATCGCGGGCGTCGAGCCCGAGAGGGAGCTGGTCGTACGGGACTACGTGCCCGAGCCGACGGCGAAGCGGTCCCGTACGGTCGAGGAGGCGCTGTACGAGCTGGACGCACTGAGCCATGCGGAGCTGCTGGAACTGCCTACCGTGGCACGGGCGTTGGGGTACACCGGGTCTCCTGAGGCGCTGGACTCCGCGGTGTCGCCGCGCGGGTTCCGGCTGCTGGCGAAGGTGCCGCGGCTGCCCGGGGCCATCATCGACCGGCTGGTGGAGCACTTCGGCGGGCTCCAGAAGCTGCTCGCCGCGAGTGTGGACGATCTCCAGACGGTGGACGGGGTCGGCGAGGCCCGGGCACGGAGCGTGCGCGAGGGGCTGTCGCGGCTGGCGGAGTCCTCGATTCTGGAGCGGTACGTCTAGCTGTCGCGGGGGGTGGGCGCAGGCTGGGCGCCTGGCCCCTGCCCCCTAGTCCTTCTAGTCCTTCTCCAGTACGAACGACGTCTGCGCCTTCGCGAAGCCCGGAGTGGTCGCCTCGACCAGGTACGTGCCCGCCCCTGCCGAACCCGCCGGAGGCGTCGCGCACTCGGGGGCGCTCGGCTTGCGGTCCCACTTGACCGTGTAGGTGACGCTGCTGTCGGCCGCCACCCGGAAGATCAGGTTGCCCGCCGTCTTGGGGCAGTGCTCCGAGGACCAGTAGTCCTCGTCGCTGTCGGCCTGAGTGATCGTCAGGACCGCGTTCTTCGGGCCGAGATCGACCTTGCAGTCGCCGCCGGAGGAGTTGGTCGCGGTGAGTTCCAGCGTGGGGGTCTCACCGGGGTCGTAGGTGTTACGGGCGCTGCGGACCGTCAACTTCACCGCGCTCGCAGTGCAGTTGGGCAGCGAGGAGCCCGCCGGAAGCGTGTCGCCCGCGCCGACCCCCGTACCGCCGGCGGAGCCGCCACCGGCGCTTCCCTCGGCCCCCGAGCCGCCGGAACCGGCGCCGTCGTCGGTCCCGGAGCCGTCACCGGAGCCCGAACCCGCCGTGTCCCCCGAGCCGCCGTCCTCCGACTCGTCGCGCCCGCCCGGCGCCTGGCTGATCGCCGGACCGGAGCCGGAGGGCCCCGGTGTGATGGTCGACGGCGCGGGATTCTTGCCGTTGGACCCGTTGGCGCCGTTCTTGCCGCCCCCTCCGCCCGAGGCGAGCACCCACGCGATCAGCAGCGCCAACAGGGCTAGTACGGACAGCAGTACGGCCCTCCGTCGCCAGTAGATGGAGGAGGGAAGCGGCCCGACCGGATTGCGCAGAGATCCCACGGCGCAAACTGTACGAGAGATCGGCGGGTTCGCTTGCCCTACCCGCCGCCCTGGGCCACAACTTTTCCGGATCATCATCCCGGAGAGCCGCCGCGACCGGCGGGGAACTCCACGCCGGGGCCCGTCCGTTGATGAGAACGACGGTCGTGCCGCCCGGCCTCCTCGCGACTCCGCCCAGCGGTACGGCCGTCCCGGCCCGGTCCGCTTCCCGGCGAACCCGCGGAGCAGGTCCCGTACCCCCATGGGGTGGCGGTCCCCCCGTGCCCCCGTCCCCGCATGGCAGGATCG from Streptomyces davaonensis JCM 4913 encodes the following:
- a CDS encoding AAA family ATPase — encoded protein: MTDTDDVRDDHGHPAQEDTEYAEEWEREAAQEAAALATVLPYSLIVGQEELRTALEIAYVCPAVGGVLATGQRGTAKTTTVRAFTKMAVGGLPVTMPIGATDDRVLGGWKIKELMRGNTHKSDGLLVRASQSKARMLYVDEINLLDDYLVNIILDAASTGILALERDHRSEQTQHVEFTLVGTMNPDEGGLRPQLLDRFGLVAAVESESEARQRQRIVETVLRFETERGDPSSQFMAEALQADADKRAALEAARGRLGGVVIEPVVYTGCAVLAEGFQLAGHRGEIVLLRAAHALAAIEGASHVTVQHLNDVAKSALFHRRGRGDTGTLPLWGEEDDDQVRDLLAGVRG
- a CDS encoding vWA domain-containing protein — encoded protein: MQDSPAPATPDGPRALARPEPSDGESPRERAVTRALTLLGCVATEPDAGGVLFLDLDPELLPALGSWLARHMGAGRDVHTLGSWLGEDELWLRPRLDDRGLRLVPGLLVEKPGEPPPVVLVPDLAQAGPAVVRAAVTLIGADVGHVEMHDHSLRWHPRARWLAAVDRAEAPRLSPHLLDRFPLRVEAEHLNDALWSLGTERFWDLPAERESLVSALPLLPYVPEDGPRPLLTPGAGHRVAAMVAGVAGMRRGLALARTARALAAHAGARRTEVRHVMAAADLLGIPLPRPSLDPLLPEPHAGSHPTVVPPMGPEPPPPEVSYAPGLAVEPEPPLALPETAVTPRAAKEPAPYPEDSPDALPQLGSLRPPNRRRTVAKRLNGRPVGTMRARDVHDLALVPSLVEAAKTRVLDKSLRTGPLTLRAKDLRQYRRRPEPAHALVLVLDHSCRDWDHSAALAPHLRWAYESNAAVTVVEFGHSGAELELCAERFRAPSLLHPGLLEALERAPGTASPLAHALDLGVHELRRFLRRGRAVVDEVLFVVVTDGRGNVPLDASLRGRPPSGVHREGVDDALYVAATAAPLNRMRAVVIAPDLDHYAELPAELAEALGATLVVTPRSRPGARR
- the disA gene encoding DNA integrity scanning diadenylate cyclase DisA, with amino-acid sequence MAANDRAAAPGKSGGSSGADGLMRASLSAVAPGTALRDGLERILRGNTGGLIVLGSDKTVEAMCTGGFVLDVEFTATRLRELCKLDGGIVVSSDLSKILRAGVQLVPDPTIPTEETGTRHRTADRVSKQVGFPVVSVSQSMRLIALYVDGQRRVLEDSAAILSRANQALATLERYKLRLDEVAGTLSALEIEDLVTVRDVSAVAQRLEMVRRIATEIAEYVVELGTDGRLLALQLDELIAGVEPERELVVRDYVPEPTAKRSRTVEEALYELDALSHAELLELPTVARALGYTGSPEALDSAVSPRGFRLLAKVPRLPGAIIDRLVEHFGGLQKLLAASVDDLQTVDGVGEARARSVREGLSRLAESSILERYV
- the radA gene encoding DNA repair protein RadA; its protein translation is MAARTKTAKERPSYRCTECGWQTAKWLGRCPECQAWGTIEEYGAPAVRTTAPGRVTTSALPIGQVDGRQATARPTGVPELDRVLGGGLVPGAVVLLAGEPGVGKSTLLLDVAAKSASDEHRTLYVTGEESASQVRLRADRIKALDDHLYLAAETDLAAVLGHLDAVKPSLLILDSVQTVASPEIDGAPGGMAQVREVAGALIRASKDRGMSTLLVGHVTKDGAIAGPRLLEHLVDVVLHFEGDRHARLRLVRGVKNRYGATDEVGCFELHDEGITGLADPSGLFLTRRDEPVPGTCLTVTLEGRRPLVAEVQALTVDSQIPSPRRTTSGLETSRVSMMLAVLEQRGRISALGKRDIYSATVGGVKLSEPAADLAIALALASAASDTPLPKNLVAIGEVGLAGEVRRVTGVQRRLAEAHRLGFTHALVPGDPGKIPPGMKVLEVADIGDALRVLPRSRRREAPRDEEDRR
- a CDS encoding tetratricopeptide repeat protein — its product is MTTRTDRPSVPLRPLVSWPEEAEAGRRYLVTVDVEFDAADGAWPYDSEEYAIGCMLEGEPRLAVESVGNTTLVLHRFGGTYGPVRFVTYPVGDGPGGDTALRLTLITAGGVPFRSERLPVRLNGAGQGSPVTEIEVALPAPGEPEVPEPDEEEAEEETGTVLILTASDTLHAAVAARLTDRRRLGDGLISGTLVGTERHAVLMPAVTALNRHAPYRQVAMAAGRDHGATLVMSLVHGQGAQRRLEFGDVVVATEVELPGLTVRPSPRLVDTARVVMGNSAYYERVRADNPRDEVCLTAAYATPAAEHFTVCAVGRAAVDRAAEVLTRVLGNDAPRTDRLSLPPVPAAFTGRESDLNYVLGLLDARATITEQRYTLVNGMPGIGKSALAVAAARAAVERGWFPGGAYWIPSGPDAAGAVALARSRLREGRWPVLIVHDGTTWEEATRTWNITARSRFHVLLTSRGGSGVPEERRRVLHPLSLAASTAVLDAPGSERRAAEALADLCGGVPLALRIAAHQPGRLAETRTHIEGSGGIFHAFDDLRDVFDAEYASLTSRCARTLRLLAAVPGDDLGPEPTEELFFGDDEAVRALLDTGMAVRRDRRLRVLELPKAYVQQVLTEDEEVRSEAAQARAQLLSYCLDRTKDAVRVLGTEGRPGDDRPERREDALAWLDGEHPSLIAQIRESPADAVDAQIVDLTLHLVAYLNWRRHFALSLDCCTAALERDTGPRESAQLWNLRGEALCGTGQLADATAAHLRALALHEEAGDAWGAAKAREALGRVAEVGGQWESARDHYTAARDALARVGDRRGEAAVELSLGSTLLKMGGYAEGFDTLRRATEISRSLGDRPGTARALLIRAEALCSTGGVQEAIGPADEAIALYGELGDVHAQAQAIEVRARAREELHQYPAARDDWEAAKEAYEQAGDTTAASRADRRSGVVIRGASRVRSDASVLVMASGAAMRRSSVRWSIYVSKGSRWDPKHVSYSWTRREALMRELANPLRGVLAGTDTQYRPTPVAFALPLRSFDLAPHTWPAPGREWQSLGTQRPVTIRFADRPVSSAKQWSSVDAALRRAEGVSAWHVPIGANPASVGGCPRGAFPVLCGPVSRGPGREIMSRLLTRGHGVVLWTTAPHPGSCGSECDRLRAFVDRFLSGVGSVAELPRALWWLRVQGGDHQLSLLYDEPGMHLPGFDVPE